From Lolium perenne isolate Kyuss_39 chromosome 5, Kyuss_2.0, whole genome shotgun sequence, a single genomic window includes:
- the LOC127299361 gene encoding rapid alkalinization factor-like, giving the protein MAGAKALALLLLLALTFSALSATSIAGGDHHMQLHGLLSTRGECRGTVGECGADGGDTDGDDDAEGELGSASAESHRRFLQGRGYISYGALRRNQVPCSRRGASYYNCRPGGQANPYRRGCSRITRCRG; this is encoded by the coding sequence atggCCGGCGCCAAGGCCCTcgccctgctcctcctcctcgcgctcACCTTCTCCGCGCTCTCCGCCACCTCCATCGCCGGCGGGGACCACCACATGCAGCTCCACGGCCTCCTCTCCACCCGCGGGGAGTGCAGGGGCACCGTGGGCGAGTGCGGCGCCGACGGCGGCGACaccgacggcgacgacgacgccgaGGGGGAGCTGGGCTCCGCGTCCGCCGAGTCGCACCGCCGCTTCCTGCAGGGCCGGGGCTACATCAGCTACGGCGCGCTCAGGCGGAACCAGGTGCCCTGCAGCCGCCGCGGCGCCAGCTACTACAACTGCCGCCCCGGCGGACAGGCCAACCCCTACCGCCGCGGCTGCTCACGCATCACGCGCTGCCGCGGCTAA
- the LOC127299362 gene encoding DNA-directed RNA polymerases II, IV and V subunit 6A-like, with amino-acid sequence MGYEDEPPEPEIEDGVEEDLENNEDGPDDVVGGEGGEKEQERTQGPRHTTKYMTKYERARILGTRALQISMNAPVMVELEGETDPLEIAMKELRARKIPFTIRRYLPDGSYEDWGVDELIVEDSWKRQVGGG; translated from the exons GATATGAGGATGAGCCTCCAGAACCTGAGATTGAG GACGGGGTTGAAGAAGATCTTGAGAACAATGAGGATGGCCCTGACGATGTGGTAGGGGGTGAAGGTGGAGAAAAGGAACAGGAAAGGACTCAGGGTCCACGCCATACAACAAAATATATGACTAAGTATGAGCGCGCACGCATCCTCGGTACACGTGCTTTGCAGATAAG CATGAATGCTCCAGTTATGGTTGAGCTTGAGGGAGAAACTGATCCTCTTGAG ATTGCCATGAAAGAACTGAGAGCACGTAAGATCCCCTTCACCATTAGGCGGTACTTACCTGATGGAAG TTACGAGGACTGGGGAGTCGATGAGCTCATTGTTGAGGACTCCTGGAAGCGTCAAGTTGGTGGGGGCTAA